A portion of the Lentimicrobium sp. L6 genome contains these proteins:
- a CDS encoding T9SS type A sorting domain-containing protein: MRTIFLFSFFLILTVSIRASIIQVSGNVSGTWNADTVQVIDDILIPNNQILTINPGVKVIFDGYYFFNISGQIQANGLANDSISFFVSDTTGLYNLETNEGSWAGFWFEQISPNNDSSTFEFCKFNYGKAVSTDSVYWYGGAVRINKSDRIRFSNCSFSNNIAYKNGGAIYCRDSDIKIEHCMFLDNAGGTSIEWGYGGAVCLEYSNAIVCRNYFAKNSSTGTGGGLSFEYSDPDIEANIFYNNFSAIGGGLCCIRSKAGKAVVNNLFDHNGSTFFGGALAFLEAHTLFTNNTVVNNSSIYGGGFHINAGANPIIKNCIIWNNTISSEEGPQVCVYDVYSAPEFYYNNIEGGFEDFTGSGVGNGLIIYDNNIDLDPQFVGTGDFPFSPHGDSPSVNTGTPDTTGLLLPHTDLAGQLRIQEDQIDMGCYENQGNSGIQSGTINKLELSVSPNPITDHSIINLNILEQTELEFTITDSQGKEIVRIPMQDYSQGKHQISLPIIKLNSGLYFLKALEKNSNRIKVSKLMAH, encoded by the coding sequence ATGAGGACAATATTTCTATTTTCTTTTTTCCTTATCCTTACAGTATCAATAAGAGCAAGCATTATTCAAGTTTCTGGAAATGTTTCCGGAACATGGAATGCGGACACCGTTCAAGTCATTGATGATATACTAATACCTAACAATCAAATCCTTACCATCAACCCTGGTGTAAAGGTCATTTTTGATGGCTATTATTTTTTTAATATTTCAGGACAGATACAGGCCAATGGATTAGCAAATGATTCCATCTCCTTTTTTGTTTCGGATACTACAGGCCTATATAATCTTGAAACTAATGAGGGCTCATGGGCTGGCTTTTGGTTTGAGCAAATTAGCCCAAACAACGATTCATCTACTTTTGAATTCTGCAAATTTAATTATGGGAAAGCAGTATCAACAGATTCTGTTTATTGGTATGGAGGTGCGGTCCGCATTAATAAATCTGACCGAATCCGGTTTTCAAACTGCTCATTCTCAAACAATATCGCCTATAAAAACGGAGGTGCCATCTATTGCAGAGATTCCGATATCAAAATAGAACATTGTATGTTTCTCGATAATGCAGGTGGCACATCTATTGAATGGGGTTACGGTGGTGCCGTTTGCCTCGAATATTCTAATGCAATAGTTTGCCGAAACTATTTTGCAAAAAATTCATCCACAGGCACCGGAGGTGGTTTATCATTTGAATATTCAGACCCAGATATTGAGGCCAATATTTTTTATAATAATTTCAGTGCCATTGGTGGAGGCTTATGTTGTATTCGATCAAAAGCAGGCAAAGCTGTTGTAAACAACCTTTTTGATCATAATGGCTCCACCTTTTTTGGGGGTGCCCTTGCATTTTTAGAAGCCCATACGCTTTTCACAAATAATACTGTAGTAAATAATAGTTCCATTTATGGTGGAGGTTTTCATATTAATGCGGGAGCCAATCCCATTATCAAGAACTGCATTATATGGAATAATACCATCAGCAGCGAAGAAGGTCCACAAGTCTGTGTGTATGATGTATATTCAGCTCCCGAATTTTATTATAATAATATAGAAGGTGGTTTTGAAGATTTTACGGGTTCTGGTGTTGGAAATGGCCTGATCATATACGATAATAATATTGACCTTGACCCTCAGTTTGTGGGAACAGGTGATTTTCCTTTCAGCCCCCATGGAGATTCCCCCTCTGTGAATACAGGAACTCCAGACACCACTGGACTTTTGCTTCCACATACGGATTTAGCAGGCCAATTAAGGATTCAGGAAGACCAGATTGACATGGGCTGCTATGAAAACCAAGGGAATTCGGGAATCCAAAGTGGAACCATTAATAAATTGGAACTATCAGTTTCTCCGAATCCCATTACTGATCATTCAATAATCAATTTGAATATTCTGGAACAAACTGAGTTAGAATTTACCATAACAGATAGTCAAGGTAAAGAAATAGTTCGAATCCCAATGCAAGATTACAGCCAAGGTAAACACCAAATTTCGCTACCCATCATTAAACTAAATTCAGGTTTATATTTTTTGAAAGCTCTGGAAAAGAATTCAAATAGAATAAAGGTTTCAAAGTTAATGGCTCATTAA
- a CDS encoding DUF2179 domain-containing protein yields MDFADLFNSDIFIYVILPILIFLSRIFDQSVGILRIIFATKGLKYPAFFAGFMESLIWLIAIGQIMNHLDNALCYLAYAGGFATGNVVGIYLEQKLSIGYVMVRVIFQKDSETTISLLREADYRLTISDAEGMDQPVKVVFSTIMRNRLKVFLKILNQNNPNAFYTIEDVKMVKQGYSLKKESFFRRNQKGK; encoded by the coding sequence ATGGACTTTGCAGACCTATTTAATTCGGACATTTTTATTTATGTCATCTTACCCATATTGATATTTTTATCACGAATTTTTGATCAATCTGTTGGTATACTTAGAATTATCTTCGCCACCAAAGGATTAAAATACCCAGCTTTTTTTGCAGGGTTTATGGAGTCATTAATCTGGCTGATTGCTATTGGTCAAATCATGAATCACTTAGATAATGCCCTATGCTATTTAGCCTATGCTGGCGGATTTGCAACAGGAAATGTAGTTGGAATTTACTTAGAGCAAAAGCTATCTATAGGATACGTTATGGTAAGAGTCATCTTTCAGAAAGACTCAGAAACCACTATCTCCTTATTACGGGAAGCAGACTATCGACTGACCATAAGCGATGCAGAAGGTATGGATCAGCCAGTTAAAGTAGTATTCAGTACAATCATGCGAAACCGCTTGAAAGTTTTTCTAAAAATCTTAAACCAGAACAATCCTAATGCTTTTTATACCATAGAAGATGTGAAGATGGTAAAACAAGGATATTCTTTAAAGAAGGAAAGCTTTTTTCGCCGTAACCAGAAGGGTAAATAA
- a CDS encoding aminopeptidase C — protein MRNIKHFTIIILALVLAFPAIAKKKDKEEDKKDAYVFTAVKDIPTTSIKNQYRSGTCWSFSGLSFLETELIRTGKGKVDLSEMFVVRNAYSQKAINTVRWHGNLNFGGGGAFHDVTWVFENYGAVPEIAYAGLEYGEEKHVHGEMDALLDGYVKTVIENKNKKVSTAWHAGFDGILDAYLGEVPETFEVEGVEYTPKSYAEYLDLDMSDYVEIGSYTHHPFYSSFILEVPDNWMLDEIHNVPMEDMMTIIENAIMNGYSVAWGADVSEKGFSWKNGVAIVPDADKPEIAGMESEKWEKMDAKEKNKMLYSFDEPVSEKTITQEMRQEQYDNYKTTDDHGMLLTGISKDQNGQLFFKVKNSWSEKGSPYVGYFYASKPFVALKTIDVLVHKDAIPQELKDKMGIK, from the coding sequence ATGAGAAATATAAAACATTTTACAATCATTATTTTGGCTTTAGTGCTGGCTTTTCCTGCCATAGCCAAGAAAAAAGACAAAGAAGAGGATAAAAAAGACGCTTATGTTTTTACGGCGGTAAAAGACATTCCTACTACCTCTATTAAAAACCAATACCGTTCTGGTACTTGCTGGAGCTTCAGCGGTTTAAGCTTTTTAGAAACTGAATTAATCAGAACAGGCAAAGGTAAGGTTGACCTTTCCGAAATGTTCGTAGTACGCAATGCTTATAGCCAAAAAGCAATTAACACGGTACGTTGGCATGGGAACTTAAACTTTGGTGGCGGTGGAGCTTTTCACGATGTGACTTGGGTTTTCGAAAACTATGGTGCTGTTCCTGAAATAGCCTATGCTGGATTAGAATATGGTGAAGAAAAACACGTTCATGGTGAAATGGATGCTCTTTTAGACGGTTACGTAAAAACAGTAATTGAAAACAAGAACAAAAAAGTAAGCACAGCTTGGCATGCTGGTTTTGATGGAATCTTAGATGCTTATTTAGGTGAAGTTCCTGAAACTTTCGAAGTAGAAGGTGTGGAATATACTCCTAAATCTTATGCCGAATATTTAGATTTAGACATGAGTGATTATGTTGAAATCGGTTCTTATACTCATCATCCATTTTATAGCAGCTTTATCCTAGAGGTTCCAGACAATTGGATGTTAGACGAAATTCATAATGTACCTATGGAAGATATGATGACTATCATTGAAAATGCCATTATGAATGGATATTCAGTAGCTTGGGGAGCCGATGTAAGTGAAAAAGGATTTAGCTGGAAAAATGGTGTAGCTATTGTTCCTGATGCCGACAAGCCAGAAATCGCAGGTATGGAAAGCGAAAAATGGGAAAAGATGGACGCTAAGGAAAAAAACAAAATGCTTTATAGCTTTGATGAACCAGTTTCTGAAAAAACTATCACTCAAGAAATGCGTCAAGAGCAGTATGATAACTATAAAACTACTGACGATCATGGTATGTTATTAACGGGGATTTCTAAAGACCAAAACGGACAATTATTCTTCAAAGTCAAGAATAGCTGGAGCGAAAAAGGAAGTCCTTATGTAGGATACTTCTATGCTTCTAAGCCATTTGTTGCTTTAAAGACTATCGATGTATTGGTACATAAAGATGCTATTCCACAGGAATTAAAAGATAAAATGGGAATTAAATAG
- the panB gene encoding 3-methyl-2-oxobutanoate hydroxymethyltransferase: MSAYLESNYRKITTHVLNEMKHRGEKISMLTAYDYSMATLLDSAGIDVILVGDSASNVMAGHKTTLPITLDQMIYHASSVMRGVQRALVVVDMPFGTYQGNSKEALLSAIKIMKESGGNAIKMEGGQEILESVNRILSAGIPVMGHLGLTPQSIHKFGTYVVRAKEEEEAQQLLDDAKKLEEAGCFALVLEKIPASLAAKVQKMVKIPVIGIGAGHEVDGQVLVLHDMLGITQKFSPRFLRRYHNLSEEIQGSVKAYINDVKTGEFPNEREQY; encoded by the coding sequence ATGTCTGCATATTTAGAATCAAATTATAGAAAAATCACTACTCACGTTTTAAATGAAATGAAACATAGAGGAGAGAAAATTTCAATGCTTACTGCCTACGATTATTCCATGGCTACACTTTTAGACTCTGCTGGAATAGACGTTATTTTGGTAGGCGATTCGGCCTCCAATGTAATGGCTGGTCACAAAACTACACTGCCAATCACATTAGACCAGATGATTTATCATGCATCGAGTGTAATGCGCGGCGTACAAAGAGCCTTGGTGGTGGTGGATATGCCATTTGGTACCTACCAAGGAAATAGTAAAGAAGCGCTGCTCTCTGCTATTAAAATCATGAAAGAAAGTGGTGGAAATGCTATTAAAATGGAAGGTGGTCAAGAGATTTTAGAATCTGTCAACCGTATTCTATCTGCTGGAATTCCAGTAATGGGGCATTTGGGTTTAACTCCACAGTCCATACATAAATTTGGAACTTATGTAGTAAGAGCCAAAGAAGAGGAGGAAGCACAGCAACTTCTCGATGATGCTAAGAAACTAGAAGAAGCAGGATGTTTTGCTTTGGTACTGGAGAAAATTCCAGCCTCGTTGGCAGCCAAAGTTCAGAAAATGGTAAAAATTCCTGTTATAGGTATTGGCGCCGGACATGAAGTCGATGGACAAGTACTTGTATTACACGACATGTTGGGTATTACTCAAAAGTTCTCTCCTCGTTTCTTACGTCGTTACCATAATTTAAGTGAGGAAATTCAAGGCTCTGTAAAAGCTTATATTAATGATGTGAAGACTGGTGAATTTCCAAACGAGAGAGAGCAGTATTAA
- a CDS encoding MBL fold metallo-hydrolase, producing the protein MIQIKILPFNPFQCNCYVLWDETKEAIIVDPSFSSEQEYQVIARLLQSEGLTLKGVYNTHCHFDHCFGAPFLKEHHQMDYAAHKDGIQFTENAAKQAAVYGMQIAEILPPQIFIDEGESIKFGNSELEILNTPGHADGSLCFVSHSDKFVITGDVLFRESIGRTDLPTGDLDVLLASINNKLFQLPGDFVVYPGHGPQSSIAHEQANNPFLHFGEVH; encoded by the coding sequence ATGATTCAAATCAAAATACTTCCTTTCAATCCTTTTCAGTGTAATTGTTATGTGCTTTGGGACGAGACCAAAGAGGCCATCATCGTAGATCCTTCTTTTAGTTCAGAACAAGAATACCAAGTGATAGCTAGACTTCTACAAAGTGAAGGATTAACGCTTAAAGGTGTTTATAATACCCATTGTCATTTTGACCATTGTTTTGGAGCTCCATTTTTGAAGGAACATCATCAGATGGATTATGCAGCGCATAAAGACGGCATCCAATTTACTGAAAACGCGGCCAAACAAGCTGCTGTTTATGGAATGCAAATTGCAGAAATACTCCCTCCTCAAATTTTTATTGATGAAGGAGAAAGCATTAAATTCGGGAATAGTGAATTAGAAATCCTCAATACACCAGGCCATGCCGATGGTAGTCTTTGCTTTGTGAGTCATAGCGATAAATTCGTCATCACTGGAGATGTTCTTTTTAGAGAAAGCATTGGTCGCACCGATTTGCCCACCGGTGATTTAGATGTGCTTTTGGCGAGCATAAATAATAAGCTATTCCAATTACCTGGCGATTTTGTAGTTTATCCTGGTCATGGCCCACAGTCGAGTATTGCTCATGAACAAGCTAATAATCCATTTCTTCATTTTGGAGAGGTGCATTAG